From a single bacterium genomic region:
- a CDS encoding HAMP domain-containing protein: protein MNRMFNNVSVARKLLTLPLIVVVSMAGLVALAYVGFARQSAATDDLYNNRFIGYQNCSRVVNDVNVVHRNIYKVLGLAAANADASIIEKLATEQLAALDATQKFATELLAQESLLDEERALLGSAVEKLAPYHDQASMTLDMAQTDFSVALTFMVGADNSFQTLHEDLSALQALEDKLGRENHAGLKTGFRVMLVTFILVAAVIGVFTTLVSLLITRMISRRLRETMGVIGRVADGDLTYEIADASGDELGRLAQSVDTMRARMGAAVGESKGIAHHLADAATAQAAALEQTAASLDELESMTRRNADSTGEANRLLAEANGIITQANRSMAQLAVSTKEIAEASLRTQNVVKSIDEIAFQTNLLALNAAVEAARAGQAGAGFAVVAEEVRNLARRATQSAQSTSGLIEDTMQKVHDGERLAEATRTDFDAVAVAADRVVALMSGIAGATREQSEGIGQISRAVNEMNDVVQRNVTASAELSAAMSVFRTGAAEDEYVER from the coding sequence ATGAACCGGATGTTCAACAACGTGTCCGTGGCAAGGAAGCTGTTGACGCTGCCGCTCATCGTGGTGGTTTCGATGGCAGGACTGGTGGCGCTGGCGTACGTGGGGTTCGCTCGCCAGTCGGCGGCAACCGACGACCTCTACAACAACCGCTTCATCGGCTACCAGAACTGCTCGCGTGTCGTCAACGACGTCAATGTCGTGCACCGCAATATCTACAAGGTGCTGGGGCTTGCGGCTGCGAATGCCGACGCCTCGATCATTGAGAAGCTCGCGACGGAGCAGTTGGCCGCGCTCGATGCGACGCAGAAGTTCGCCACGGAGCTGCTCGCGCAGGAATCGCTTCTCGACGAGGAGCGCGCGCTGCTCGGATCCGCCGTCGAGAAGCTGGCGCCCTACCATGACCAGGCCTCCATGACGCTCGACATGGCCCAGACGGACTTTTCCGTGGCTCTCACCTTCATGGTCGGCGCCGACAACAGCTTCCAGACCCTGCACGAGGACCTGTCCGCGCTGCAGGCGCTCGAGGACAAGCTCGGCCGGGAGAACCACGCCGGCTTGAAGACCGGCTTCCGCGTGATGCTGGTCACGTTCATCCTCGTCGCCGCCGTCATCGGCGTCTTTACGACGCTGGTCAGCCTGCTGATCACGCGCATGATCTCGCGGCGCCTTCGCGAGACGATGGGCGTCATCGGTCGCGTCGCCGATGGCGACCTCACGTACGAGATCGCCGACGCTTCCGGCGACGAACTGGGACGGCTCGCCCAGTCGGTCGACACGATGCGCGCCAGGATGGGCGCCGCCGTGGGCGAGTCGAAGGGCATCGCGCACCACCTGGCTGATGCGGCCACGGCCCAGGCCGCAGCGCTGGAGCAGACGGCCGCCTCGCTCGACGAACTGGAATCGATGACGCGCCGGAATGCCGACAGCACGGGCGAGGCGAACCGCCTGCTTGCCGAGGCCAACGGCATCATCACGCAGGCCAACCGCTCGATGGCCCAGCTGGCCGTCTCCACGAAGGAGATCGCCGAGGCCAGCCTGCGGACGCAGAACGTCGTCAAGAGCATCGACGAGATCGCCTTCCAGACGAACCTGCTGGCCCTGAACGCGGCGGTGGAGGCGGCCCGCGCCGGCCAGGCCGGGGCGGGCTTCGCCGTCGTCGCCGAGGAAGTGCGCAACCTCGCCCGCCGGGCCACCCAGTCGGCGCAAAGCACGTCCGGGCTGATCGAGGATACGATGCAGAAGGTCCACGACGGGGAGCGCCTGGCCGAGGCCACGCGGACCGACTTCGACGCCGTCGCCGTGGCGGCGGATCGCGTCGTGGCGCTCATGTCCGGCATCGCCGGCGCCACGCGTGAGCAGTCGGAGGGTATCGGGCAGATCAGCCGGGCCGTGAACGAGATGAACGATGTCGTGCAGCGCAATGTCACGGCATCGGCTGAACTGTCGGCGGCGATGTCTGTCTTCCGCACCGGAGCGGCGGAGGATGAGTACGTCGAGCGATAG
- a CDS encoding SLC13 family permease has product MTLDMAMVLTLLAATVTLFVTEKLRVDLVAMLLMSALLLTGLVSPEEGVAGFANPATVTVAAMFVISAGLSRTGAVAVLGRASARVFTWNLWAGLVVMMVSVGLLSAFMNNTPIVAIFMPIMLSVAAAIRVSPSKLLMPLSFASMFGGVCTLIGTSTNLLVSSVAERHGFAPFGMFEFTPLGLVMFLVGTVYMVLAMRWIPSRGRVQELTREYGMSRYMTEIELLDDAVSIGIPLGESPLVKETAVEVLEINRQGQRIFRPHALTVLQAGDVLRVMCDVDRIKSLAERQGVRLKPSRANGDAIEGDSTLLVEAVVAPGSELVGETLKTANFRNTYGANVVALRHRGTVLHEKLGGTALLGGDVLLIEVDSDHLDVLRNHEAFVMITEVAQPEFRQGKAVLATVIVAAVVITASTSILPVLVSAVAGAALLVLTGCLHAEEAYHAIEWKVIFLLAGTLGLGVALENSGAARFLSEMLIRTASTLGPTAVISALYLVTTLLTAFMSNNATAVLMAPIAIGASQILGVDPRPLLMAVMFAASASFATPVGYQTNTMIYGVGKYRFKDFLRIGTPLNLLFWLLATLLIPVFWPLTPLAG; this is encoded by the coding sequence ATGACCCTGGACATGGCAATGGTCCTGACCCTGCTTGCGGCCACGGTGACGCTCTTCGTCACCGAGAAGCTGCGGGTCGACCTTGTCGCCATGCTCCTGATGAGCGCCCTGCTCCTGACCGGGCTGGTCTCGCCCGAGGAGGGCGTCGCGGGCTTCGCAAATCCGGCCACGGTGACTGTTGCCGCGATGTTCGTCATCTCGGCCGGACTGTCCCGTACCGGCGCCGTCGCGGTCCTGGGCCGTGCGTCGGCACGCGTGTTCACGTGGAACCTGTGGGCCGGCCTGGTCGTGATGATGGTCAGCGTCGGCCTGCTGTCGGCGTTCATGAACAATACGCCGATCGTCGCCATCTTCATGCCCATCATGCTGTCGGTGGCCGCGGCCATCCGCGTCAGCCCCTCGAAGCTGCTGATGCCCCTGTCGTTCGCATCGATGTTCGGCGGTGTCTGCACGCTCATCGGGACTTCCACCAACCTGCTGGTCAGCTCCGTGGCCGAGCGGCACGGCTTTGCGCCGTTCGGCATGTTCGAGTTCACCCCGCTCGGGCTGGTGATGTTCCTGGTGGGTACGGTGTACATGGTACTGGCCATGCGCTGGATCCCCAGCCGGGGCCGCGTGCAGGAATTGACCCGGGAATACGGCATGAGCCGCTACATGACCGAAATCGAGTTGCTTGATGACGCCGTCTCGATCGGAATCCCACTCGGCGAAAGTCCCCTCGTCAAGGAGACAGCCGTCGAAGTGCTGGAGATCAACCGCCAGGGCCAGCGGATCTTCAGGCCTCATGCCCTTACGGTTCTCCAGGCCGGGGACGTCCTGAGGGTGATGTGCGACGTCGATCGCATCAAGTCGCTTGCCGAGCGCCAGGGCGTCCGGTTGAAGCCGAGCCGGGCAAACGGTGATGCGATCGAAGGCGACTCCACGCTGCTGGTCGAAGCGGTGGTGGCGCCCGGTTCGGAGCTGGTCGGCGAAACCCTGAAGACCGCGAACTTCCGCAATACCTACGGGGCCAACGTGGTCGCGCTGCGTCACCGCGGCACCGTGCTTCACGAGAAGCTGGGAGGGACCGCGCTCCTGGGCGGCGACGTGCTGTTGATCGAGGTGGACAGCGACCATCTCGACGTCCTGCGCAACCACGAAGCCTTCGTCATGATCACCGAAGTCGCCCAACCGGAGTTCCGGCAGGGGAAGGCGGTGCTGGCGACGGTCATCGTGGCCGCCGTCGTCATCACGGCTTCGACGAGTATCCTGCCGGTCCTGGTCAGCGCGGTGGCCGGTGCGGCGCTGCTGGTCCTCACCGGCTGCCTGCACGCCGAAGAGGCGTACCATGCCATCGAGTGGAAAGTGATCTTCCTGCTGGCCGGCACCCTGGGGCTGGGCGTGGCGCTGGAGAATTCGGGCGCTGCGCGGTTCCTCTCGGAAATGCTGATCCGCACAGCCTCCACGCTGGGGCCGACGGCGGTCATCTCCGCCCTCTACCTCGTGACGACGCTTCTGACCGCGTTCATGTCCAACAACGCCACCGCCGTGCTGATGGCGCCGATCGCCATCGGCGCCAGCCAGATCCTCGGTGTTGACCCGCGGCCGCTGTTGATGGCCGTCATGTTCGCGGCCTCGGCCAGCTTCGCCACGCCGGTGGGCTACCAGACCAACACGATGATCTACGGCGTGGGCAAGTACCGCTTCAAGGACTTCCTGCGCATCGGTACGCCGCTCAACCTGCTCTTCTGGCTGCTGGCGACGCTGCTGATCCCGGTCTTCTGGCCGTTGACGCCGCTGGCGGGCTAG
- a CDS encoding efflux RND transporter periplasmic adaptor subunit produces MPVAVVQAMPRDLARTVTVTGPLEPLRLVSVNAQSAGILESVLVEEGDRVRAGQVLAQIDARETTAQLARAEAVLANAETAFRRAESLQAEDLVSDSELDALRSSFGIARADVDLWRTRVAFSRITAPVSGTITVKRVERGSSVATNAALFAIADDAVMVVRVQVSELDVVHLETGRQADVLLDAYPEARLSGRIRRVFPSADPASRLVPVEVALDPVPAGLVVRPGFLARVEFELDTRLGVLAVPVTAVGVSDAGSFVYVVEADTVRRRDVTTGLTTAGWIEITDGLPEGARVVGSGHLNLRPGTAVRVSDAAAGGA; encoded by the coding sequence GTGCCGGTCGCGGTCGTGCAGGCCATGCCGCGCGACCTGGCCCGCACCGTGACCGTGACCGGTCCGCTTGAACCACTGCGCCTTGTGTCGGTCAACGCCCAGTCGGCGGGTATCCTGGAATCGGTGCTGGTCGAGGAGGGCGACCGCGTGCGGGCCGGACAGGTGCTGGCGCAGATCGACGCCCGTGAGACGACCGCCCAACTGGCCCGTGCCGAGGCAGTGCTGGCCAACGCCGAGACGGCGTTCCGTCGCGCCGAAAGCCTGCAGGCAGAGGATCTGGTTTCCGATTCCGAACTTGACGCCCTCCGGTCGTCGTTCGGCATCGCACGCGCGGACGTCGACCTATGGCGCACGAGGGTGGCGTTCAGCCGCATCACGGCACCGGTGTCGGGCACCATTACGGTCAAGCGCGTCGAGCGAGGCAGTTCGGTGGCCACGAACGCGGCACTGTTCGCGATTGCCGATGATGCCGTCATGGTCGTGCGCGTCCAGGTCTCCGAATTGGACGTGGTTCACCTCGAGACGGGACGACAAGCCGACGTGCTGCTGGACGCCTATCCGGAGGCGCGGCTCAGCGGCCGCATCCGGCGCGTCTTCCCCAGCGCCGATCCGGCCAGCCGCCTGGTTCCGGTCGAGGTGGCCCTTGATCCGGTGCCCGCCGGCCTGGTCGTGCGTCCCGGCTTCCTGGCGCGCGTCGAGTTCGAGCTGGACACCCGCCTGGGTGTGCTAGCCGTCCCGGTGACGGCCGTCGGCGTCTCCGACGCCGGCTCGTTCGTCTACGTGGTCGAGGCCGATACGGTCCGGCGGCGCGACGTGACCACGGGGCTGACGACCGCGGGCTGGATCGAGATCACCGACGGACTGCCGGAAGGCGCGCGCGTGGTCGGCTCGGGGCACCTTAACCTGCGGCCGGGAACGGCCGTCCGCGTCAGCGATGCCGCCGCCGGGGGTGCCTGA
- a CDS encoding HAD family hydrolase, translating into MTYPPRESLPKVMLFDLDDTIVDYSRLARESWTEVCAEFSAAGATPFDPAAMVTTIKAVSDWFWGDEERFRVGRLDLDQARRTVCRYALERTGIDDGTLADAMGNAYARKRDEAYCLLPGARETLEILRALGVPLGLITNGGAEKQRGKIGRFDLGRFFQLIVVESEFGAGKPDLRVYRHALEFFAVAPGDASMVGDNLEWDVAAPQALGIQGIWHDYRGKGLPDGTLVRPDRIVRSIGELVGLSPPA; encoded by the coding sequence GTGACCTACCCACCCCGCGAATCGCTGCCGAAGGTCATGCTGTTCGACCTGGACGACACCATCGTGGACTACTCGCGCCTTGCCCGCGAATCATGGACCGAGGTCTGCGCAGAGTTCTCCGCCGCCGGCGCCACGCCCTTCGATCCCGCTGCGATGGTCACTACGATCAAGGCTGTCAGCGACTGGTTCTGGGGCGACGAGGAACGGTTTCGCGTGGGGCGCCTGGACCTCGACCAGGCGAGACGCACGGTCTGCCGGTACGCTCTGGAGAGAACCGGCATCGACGATGGCACGCTGGCCGATGCCATGGGCAACGCCTATGCCCGTAAGCGCGACGAGGCCTACTGCCTCCTGCCCGGGGCCCGCGAAACCCTTGAGATCCTGCGCGCACTCGGGGTGCCCCTCGGGTTGATCACGAACGGAGGGGCGGAGAAGCAACGGGGCAAGATCGGACGTTTCGACCTGGGCCGGTTCTTCCAGCTCATCGTCGTCGAGTCGGAATTCGGCGCGGGGAAGCCCGACCTTCGCGTCTATCGCCACGCCCTCGAGTTCTTCGCGGTGGCGCCGGGTGACGCCAGCATGGTCGGCGACAACCTGGAGTGGGATGTCGCAGCGCCGCAGGCCCTCGGCATCCAGGGTATCTGGCACGACTACCGGGGCAAGGGGCTTCCCGACGGCACGCTGGTGAGGCCGGATCGGATCGTGCGCTCGATTGGCGAACTGGTCGGGTTGTCTCCGCCCGCCTGA
- a CDS encoding SDR family oxidoreductase, with amino-acid sequence MSLSGKTALVTGASRGIGAACAASLAARGAAVVVNYFKGQDAAAQVVTAITQAGGRAVALPGDVRDADQVATLFAAAAAAFGPIEILVLNAGPSVPWKPVTDLTQAEFETKVLDEARSFFLPAKAAMPSMIERRRGCIIGISSGLSRYPAYGFSAHTTSKSAVDGLMKSLAFELGPYGIRVNTVAPGLTRTDATAHMPEAQVEAIAGMTPLRRVGEAADVAGIVAALADDETGFVSGAYIPVSGGIQMP; translated from the coding sequence ATGAGCCTCTCAGGCAAGACCGCACTGGTCACCGGGGCCAGCCGGGGCATCGGCGCCGCCTGCGCCGCCTCGCTGGCAGCCCGTGGCGCCGCCGTCGTCGTCAACTACTTCAAGGGACAGGACGCCGCTGCGCAGGTGGTGACGGCGATCACCCAAGCCGGCGGCCGCGCCGTGGCGCTGCCCGGCGACGTGCGCGACGCGGACCAGGTGGCCACGCTCTTCGCGGCGGCGGCGGCCGCCTTCGGGCCGATCGAGATCCTCGTGCTGAACGCGGGCCCGTCGGTACCCTGGAAGCCGGTCACCGACCTGACCCAGGCCGAGTTCGAGACCAAGGTGCTGGACGAGGCCCGCAGCTTCTTCCTGCCGGCCAAGGCCGCCATGCCCTCGATGATCGAACGCCGCCGCGGCTGCATCATCGGCATCAGCAGCGGTCTCTCGCGCTACCCGGCCTACGGCTTCAGCGCGCACACGACCAGCAAGTCGGCTGTGGATGGGCTCATGAAGTCGCTGGCGTTCGAACTGGGGCCGTACGGCATCCGGGTCAACACGGTGGCGCCGGGACTCACGCGCACGGACGCCACCGCCCACATGCCCGAAGCGCAGGTGGAGGCGATCGCCGGGATGACGCCGCTGCGGCGCGTCGGCGAGGCAGCGGACGTCGCGGGAATCGTCGCCGCACTGGCCGATGACGAGACCGGCTTCGTGAGCGGCGCCTACATCCCGGTCAGCGGCGGCATCCAGATGCCGTGA
- a CDS encoding T9SS type A sorting domain-containing protein has translation MPRYLPHLIAIRPLLLAGASPAQIPTAAPGFEVIGRTAPGIPTALALDGRTAYLGHGARLEAVSVEQPATPLCLSFLDLSAEVVDLVVRDGYAFVTTGDGAFNVIDARDPRRLRVAARLESNGKNGYYRLAPVGNFVFCTGWAQPLMVVDVTDPEAPRVVATVPVVAASDVAAEDNRLYVASAPGLQVFDITDPRVPVFLAGFDSGMDWIYRIEVRDDVAYCSYNAGIMVLDLRDPAHPVENSWMPEDGFTAGLAFCGADLFAAGDHVARYRGHDPTPIWLDSELGPAVAVAVDGDLLVAACRWAGLVTYELDGEAEPRRLAMLEAGVPIDGIAIDGTRAWLTVEQAGVRLFDLSDPAHPRQIGSLTTIFGPIETRMWTRGVCPRGERAVVFGIGDTGLRVVEDVGDGTLRTIFRAPPPVDDAVPSYFAAVATSDGWIVWGEPGVFGLRLDAVGAVTMERIAWPAGIRTAASAGEGLLYAFNDRGFLCLLTATAAGDVELLGTLSLSDPFYHPTAAGAGLLWVGQAFVGVQVVDISDPAAPRLRGWVDLPGDFRFESLHGEMTAIAASGSSAFFMARYRALAVVETPDPDAPSMRRIWAERIGPVAVAAFADASGSMACVANWNGRLTIVRPPFAAIAAGVPTPAGPLPLTLAPNPCNPRTTIAFTLAEAGPASVNVFDLRGRLVRRLHQGGLEAGPHSLPWSGDDERGRPVAAGVYVVRVEGAGWAQSTRVTLVR, from the coding sequence ATGCCCCGTTATCTTCCGCACCTGATCGCGATCCGGCCGCTGCTGCTGGCGGGGGCATCGCCGGCTCAGATTCCGACCGCGGCGCCCGGCTTCGAGGTCATCGGTCGCACGGCCCCGGGCATCCCGACGGCGCTGGCGCTGGACGGTCGCACCGCCTACCTGGGGCATGGCGCCCGCCTGGAGGCCGTGTCCGTCGAGCAGCCGGCGACTCCGTTGTGCCTTTCCTTCCTGGACCTGTCGGCGGAGGTCGTGGACCTGGTCGTCCGCGACGGCTATGCCTTCGTGACCACGGGTGACGGAGCGTTCAATGTCATCGACGCGAGAGATCCGCGGCGTCTGCGTGTCGCGGCGCGGCTCGAATCGAACGGGAAGAATGGCTACTACCGCCTGGCCCCGGTCGGCAACTTCGTGTTCTGCACGGGCTGGGCGCAGCCTCTGATGGTGGTCGACGTCACCGACCCGGAGGCGCCGCGCGTTGTCGCGACCGTGCCCGTCGTGGCAGCATCCGACGTTGCAGCCGAGGACAACCGACTCTACGTAGCCAGCGCCCCCGGCCTGCAGGTATTCGACATCACCGATCCGCGGGTCCCGGTCTTCCTGGCGGGGTTCGACAGCGGGATGGACTGGATCTACCGGATCGAAGTCCGTGACGATGTGGCCTATTGCAGTTACAACGCCGGCATCATGGTCCTCGACCTGCGCGATCCCGCACATCCCGTCGAGAATTCGTGGATGCCGGAGGACGGATTCACCGCGGGTCTCGCGTTCTGCGGAGCCGACCTGTTCGCGGCTGGGGATCATGTTGCAAGGTACCGTGGTCACGATCCAACACCCATCTGGCTGGATTCGGAGCTTGGACCGGCCGTGGCCGTGGCTGTGGACGGCGATCTGCTCGTCGCGGCCTGCCGCTGGGCGGGGCTCGTTACCTACGAACTGGACGGAGAGGCGGAGCCGCGCCGGTTGGCCATGCTCGAGGCGGGGGTGCCGATCGATGGCATCGCGATCGACGGCACGCGTGCCTGGCTGACCGTTGAACAGGCCGGTGTGCGCCTGTTCGACCTGTCCGACCCGGCGCATCCGCGCCAGATCGGAAGCCTCACCACGATCTTCGGCCCGATTGAAACGCGTATGTGGACGCGCGGTGTCTGCCCGCGTGGCGAGCGTGCGGTCGTGTTCGGCATCGGCGACACGGGCCTGCGCGTGGTCGAGGACGTCGGCGACGGGACCTTGCGGACGATCTTCCGCGCGCCGCCGCCCGTCGACGACGCGGTTCCTTCCTACTTCGCCGCCGTGGCCACGAGCGACGGCTGGATCGTCTGGGGCGAGCCCGGCGTGTTCGGCCTGCGCCTCGACGCCGTCGGTGCCGTGACCATGGAGCGCATCGCCTGGCCCGCCGGGATCCGCACGGCCGCGAGCGCCGGCGAAGGTCTTCTGTACGCCTTCAACGACCGTGGCTTTCTCTGCCTGCTGACCGCCACGGCGGCCGGCGACGTGGAACTGCTGGGCACGTTGTCGCTCAGCGACCCCTTCTACCACCCGACGGCCGCCGGCGCCGGGCTGCTATGGGTCGGCCAGGCGTTCGTCGGTGTCCAGGTCGTCGACATCAGCGATCCGGCCGCACCGCGCCTGCGCGGGTGGGTCGACCTGCCCGGCGACTTCCGCTTCGAGAGCCTGCATGGGGAGATGACCGCGATCGCGGCGTCCGGATCCTCGGCCTTTTTCATGGCCCGGTACCGGGCCCTGGCCGTCGTCGAAACGCCGGATCCGGACGCGCCATCCATGCGGCGTATCTGGGCCGAGCGCATCGGCCCCGTTGCCGTCGCGGCCTTCGCCGATGCGTCCGGCAGCATGGCCTGCGTGGCCAACTGGAACGGGCGCCTCACCATTGTCCGGCCGCCGTTCGCGGCGATTGCCGCCGGCGTGCCGACGCCGGCTGGACCGCTGCCGCTGACCCTGGCACCCAACCCCTGCAACCCCCGCACGACCATAGCCTTCACTTTGGCCGAGGCCGGCCCCGCGTCCGTCAATGTCTTCGACCTCCGCGGGCGGCTGGTGCGCCGGTTGCATCAGGGTGGGCTGGAGGCCGGGCCGCACAGCCTGCCGTGGTCAGGAGATGACGAGCGCGGCAGGCCGGTGGCTGCCGGCGTCTACGTGGTGCGGGTCGAGGGGGCAGGGTGGGCGCAGTCCACGCGGGTGACGCTGGTACGCTGA
- a CDS encoding cache domain-containing protein gives MKKILVMAIALFVFLAPVLAAGAETPQQEAKGLVEAAAAFLKANGKEATLAECNKAGGQFDKGDLYVFAYDMTATIVAHPKNPKLVGKNLMEVPDTDGKLFRKEIVATAKASGFGWVDYKYLNPESKKVEAKTTFLQMAGDIVLCCGTYK, from the coding sequence ATGAAGAAGATCCTGGTGATGGCGATCGCCTTGTTCGTGTTCCTGGCGCCCGTGCTGGCTGCCGGCGCCGAAACCCCGCAGCAGGAGGCCAAGGGCCTGGTCGAGGCCGCCGCTGCGTTCCTGAAAGCCAATGGCAAGGAAGCGACGCTGGCCGAGTGCAACAAGGCCGGCGGCCAGTTCGACAAGGGCGATCTCTACGTGTTCGCGTACGACATGACGGCCACCATCGTGGCGCATCCGAAGAACCCGAAGCTGGTCGGGAAGAACCTCATGGAAGTGCCCGACACCGACGGCAAGCTCTTCCGCAAGGAGATCGTGGCCACGGCGAAGGCCTCGGGGTTCGGCTGGGTGGACTACAAGTACCTGAATCCCGAGAGCAAGAAGGTCGAAGCCAAGACGACGTTCCTGCAGATGGCGGGCGACATCGTGCTCTGCTGCGGAACCTACAAGTAG
- a CDS encoding T9SS type A sorting domain-containing protein: MAAAVVLLFTYCVTAAPAKSQVAAPGDVYYDVHLDHTFKYGPFANDIVVWQDSDYSGTAMGFAAARDTVLVNGAVSSIATSIVASGGVFRADVNTAIDVTARTGAFLYNTNRLIVDVYVKGPSGTPFRVVIASDGHLLASRLGGLPGSLQPVNGVSAAAFGDSNAIVDYTGTIERDFFWPRVHAGQSSTEITVGPDTYSLAGSYSTTLINYTTQAICILGCMTAPADFIAHVDGLVAMDVYLCDDPGGAGPACDEVPSAVPDVPIAATSLQIEAYPNPFNPHTQFRFNLDAAAVVDLAVHDISGRRIRHLLSNVAHDAGDHVVNWDGRDDSGRQLASGKYYCRLTADGGVALRSVVMLK; this comes from the coding sequence ATGGCGGCCGCCGTCGTTCTGCTGTTCACATACTGTGTCACGGCCGCTCCGGCAAAGTCCCAGGTGGCCGCACCGGGCGATGTCTACTACGACGTCCACCTCGATCACACCTTCAAGTACGGACCGTTCGCCAATGACATTGTTGTCTGGCAGGACAGCGACTATTCGGGCACGGCGATGGGCTTCGCCGCAGCGCGCGATACGGTTCTCGTCAACGGCGCTGTTTCTTCCATCGCTACATCCATCGTGGCGTCGGGTGGCGTCTTCCGGGCCGATGTGAACACCGCCATCGACGTGACCGCCCGCACCGGCGCTTTTCTCTACAATACCAATCGCCTGATCGTCGACGTCTATGTCAAGGGACCCAGCGGGACGCCGTTCCGGGTGGTGATCGCCAGCGATGGCCACCTGCTGGCCTCGCGGCTCGGCGGCCTGCCTGGTTCGTTGCAGCCGGTCAACGGCGTCTCAGCCGCCGCCTTCGGCGATTCCAACGCCATCGTCGATTACACCGGAACCATTGAGCGCGATTTTTTCTGGCCGCGCGTGCACGCCGGCCAATCCTCAACGGAGATCACCGTCGGCCCGGACACTTATTCGCTGGCTGGTTCCTACTCGACCACGCTGATCAACTACACGACACAGGCCATCTGCATCCTCGGCTGCATGACGGCGCCGGCCGATTTCATCGCCCATGTCGACGGGCTGGTGGCGATGGACGTCTACCTCTGCGACGACCCCGGTGGCGCCGGTCCGGCCTGCGACGAGGTGCCTTCGGCTGTGCCCGACGTGCCGATCGCCGCCACGTCGCTGCAGATCGAGGCCTACCCCAATCCCTTTAATCCGCACACGCAGTTCCGTTTCAACCTGGACGCCGCGGCCGTGGTCGACCTGGCGGTACACGACATCTCCGGGCGCCGTATCCGACACCTGCTGTCGAATGTCGCCCATGATGCCGGCGACCACGTCGTCAACTGGGACGGCCGCGACGACAGCGGACGCCAGCTGGCCTCGGGCAAGTACTACTGCCGATTGACCGCGGATGGCGGCGTGGCGCTGCGGTCGGTGGTCATGTTGAAGTAG
- a CDS encoding 6-bladed beta-propeller — translation MSRRVLSAFLLLAALGISSGCGSDDPATPPRVITGYAFDRAWGGTGSSAGQFAFHDGPGAAGVAVDNAGRVYVADWGNNRVQVFTATGEFVRAWGTYGSANGEMFAPIGIAVGPGGDVFIAESGNHRVQRFSATGVWEATWGAQGSGVGEFANPNGIAVSSTGSVYVADTFNHRVQQFDVDGVHVRTWGGLGALDGQFNLAYGVAVAPDGRVRVTDGGNHRLQVFSASGDHLASVGAFGAGNGEFNGPIGIAIDSENRAFVTDLNNHRVQEFGEAGYLRQWGALGVADGLFNGPYAIAVDAMFNVYVADAWNNLIQKFKPVY, via the coding sequence ATGTCACGTCGAGTGCTCTCCGCGTTTCTCCTGCTGGCGGCGCTGGGGATCAGTTCGGGTTGCGGCTCCGACGACCCGGCGACGCCGCCGCGCGTCATCACCGGCTACGCCTTCGACCGCGCCTGGGGCGGGACCGGCAGTTCCGCGGGCCAGTTCGCGTTCCATGACGGCCCCGGCGCCGCCGGTGTGGCGGTCGACAACGCGGGCCGGGTCTATGTCGCGGACTGGGGCAACAACCGCGTGCAGGTCTTCACCGCGACCGGGGAGTTCGTGCGTGCGTGGGGTACCTATGGCAGCGCCAACGGCGAGATGTTCGCGCCGATCGGCATCGCCGTCGGGCCGGGCGGCGACGTCTTCATCGCCGAGTCGGGGAACCACCGTGTGCAGCGGTTTTCGGCGACTGGAGTCTGGGAGGCGACCTGGGGCGCGCAGGGGAGCGGCGTCGGCGAGTTCGCCAATCCCAACGGCATCGCGGTCTCGAGTACCGGAAGCGTCTACGTGGCCGACACCTTCAATCATCGGGTGCAGCAGTTCGATGTCGACGGCGTGCACGTGCGCACCTGGGGCGGGCTGGGGGCGCTCGACGGCCAGTTCAACCTGGCCTACGGCGTGGCGGTTGCGCCCGATGGCCGCGTCCGCGTGACCGACGGGGGCAACCACCGCCTTCAGGTCTTTTCCGCCAGCGGCGACCATCTGGCGTCTGTCGGGGCCTTCGGCGCCGGCAACGGGGAATTCAACGGGCCGATCGGCATTGCCATCGACAGCGAGAACCGCGCCTTCGTCACCGACCTGAACAACCATCGCGTGCAGGAATTCGGCGAGGCCGGGTACCTGCGGCAGTGGGGCGCTCTCGGCGTGGCGGACGGCCTGTTCAACGGGCCGTACGCCATCGCCGTCGATGCGATGTTCAACGTCTATGTCGCCGACGCCTGGAACAACCTCATCCAGAAGTTCAAGCCGGTGTACTGA